The genomic DNA TGACCCCCGCGCAAGCTCGCGCGTATAGTGCTGCAGTGCAGCGGGGAAAAGGTCCGGAGGTCACGAAGACCGAGGACCGGACGATCCCCGTTCAAGGCGGCACGATCCCTGTCCGCATCTACTTGCCCAAGGGCGTCGGGCCGCTCCCTGCGCTCGTCTGGCTTCACGGCGGCGGCTGGGTCGGCGGCGATATAGATCTGGCCGATGGGGCCTCTCGCCACATCGCCAATTGGGCCTCCTGCGTCGTCGTGAGCGTCGGCTACCGGCTCGCTCCCGAGTTCAAGTTCCCTGTCCCTGCGGAAGATTGCTACGCCGCCGCCAGATGGACTTTTGACAATTCCGCATCGCTCAACGCCGATCCTAAGCGGATCGCCATCGGCGGCTCCAGCGCCGGAGGCAACCTGGCGGCCGCCGTCGCGCTCATGGCCCGTGACCGCAACGGCCCGCCGCTGATCTATCAGGCCCTCGTCTACCCTGTGATCGAGCGCAACTTTGACACAAAGTCCTATCGCCGGAACGGCGA from Chloroflexota bacterium includes the following:
- a CDS encoding alpha/beta hydrolase, with the translated sequence MALHPQVKAYLERVSGTRPDGATMTPAQARAYSAAVQRGKGPEVTKTEDRTIPVQGGTIPVRIYLPKGVGPLPALVWLHGGGWVGGDIDLADGASRHIANWASCVVVSVGYRLAPEFKFPVPAEDCYAAARWTFDNSASLNADPKRIAIGGSSAGGNLAAAVALMARDRNGPPLIYQALVYPVIERNFDTKSYRRNGEGLFLTRAMMQFYWEQYLRSVADAEHSYAAPIKAKSLKGLPPALVQTAEYDPLRDEGESYAAALKKAGVRTKLTRYKGMIHGFVSMWSEIDAGRDALAEVARELKKSFR